The following proteins come from a genomic window of Halictus rubicundus isolate RS-2024b chromosome 8, iyHalRubi1_principal, whole genome shotgun sequence:
- the Upf1 gene encoding upf1 RNA helicase isoform X2 — protein MSVDAYGPSSQTLTFLDPEEADLIGADTQGSEFDFTDFTLPSPSQTQASQHDVAQSQPSQPVQVNGTSGGSSLELKISGAAQSLAELQFEEEEEEAYYNRDLPEHACKYCGIHEASCVVMCNVCRKWFCNGRGNTSGSHIINHLVRAKHKEVTLHRDGPLGETVLECYSCAVRNVFVLGFIPAKADSVVVLLCRQPCAAQSSLKDMNWDQEQWKPLIEDRSFLAWLVKIPSEQEQLRARQISAQQINKLEELWRDNVDATFQDLEKPGVDEEPQQVLLRYEDGYQYQNIFGPLVKLEADYDKRLKESQTQENIEVRWDVGLNKKTIAYFMLAKTDGDMKLMHGDELRLRYLGELHKPWSGIGHVIKIPDNYGEEVGIELKNNSGAPTECISNFVVDFIWKSTSFDRMQLALRKFAVDDTSVSAYIYHRLLGHEVEEVLFRCHLPKHFSAPNLPDLNRSQVYAVKHAVQRPLSLIQGPPGTGKTVTSATIVYQLVKQNGGPVLVCAPSNTAVDQLTEKIHKSNLKVVRLCAKSREAIDSPVSFLALHNQIKNMETNTELQKLQQLKDETGELSSVDEKRYRLLKKAAEKELLEAADVICCTCVGAGDPRLHRLKFHSILIDESMQATEPECMVPVVLGAKQLILVGDHCQLGPVVMCKKAARAGLSQSLFERLVVLGIRPFRLEVQYRMHPDLSRFPSNFFYEGSLQNGVCADERKLLKIDFPWPAPDKPMFFYVTQGQEEIAGSGTSYLNRTEASNVEKIATRFLRCGVKPEQIGVITPYEGQRAYLVQYMQYQGSLHSKLYQEIEVASVDAFQGREKDIIIMSCVRSNEHQGIGFLNDPRRLNVALTRAKYGIIIVGNPKVLSKQPLWNHLLSFYKEQKVLVEGPLNNLKESMIQFAKPKKLVNAANPGSHFMSTSMYDAREALIPGSVYDRSGTQVNGTQNHNPYYQRNVPLDIFSRTHDTISYISPERAQAAMNNVPVPVGMFMNMAHVPPRFYNQHQQALQARQNQRNRRGTALSKNKQGPRMGKLSQTEQNTQPYSQPGLPLTQGTTQGMSQPGFSLSQPGLSQAELSQDSFAVGEFQSQMDGLLSQDSTYQGDRSGFYQSGQSQAGGQFSQPY, from the exons ATGAGCGTCGACGCGTACGGTCCCAGCAGTCAAACCCTCACGTTCCTCGACCCGGAGGAAGCGGACCTGATCGGAGCGGACACGCAGGGCAGCGAGTTCGACTTCACCGATTTTACCCTACCCTCGCCGAGTCAGACGCAGGCCTCGCAGCACGATGTTGCTCAGAGTCAACCTAGCCAGCCCGTACAG GTTAATGGAACGAGCGGTGGGTCTTCCTTGGAGTTGAAGATTTCTGGAGCTGCGCAGAGCCTAGCCGAGTTACAGttcgaggaagaggaggaggaagcaTATTATAATCGCGATTTACCTGAACATGCTTGTAAATATTGTGGAATTCATGAAGCATCTTGCGTTGTTATGTGTAATGTCTGTCGCAAATGGTTTTGCAATGGACGTGGTAATACATCCGGATCGCATATCATCAATCATCTCGTCAGAGCAAAGCACAAGGAAGTCACTCTTCACAG GGATGGTCCCCTTGGAGAAACAGTTCTGGAATGCTACTCTTGCGCCGTTAGAAATGTTTTCGTTCTTGGCTTCATTCCTGCAAAAGCAGACTCTGTTGTTGTCCTACTCTGTAGACAACCGTGTGCGGCTCAAAGTTCCTTGAAGGACATGAACTG GGACCAGGAACAATGGAAGCCTTTGATCGAGGACCGCAGCTTTCTCGCGTGGCTGGTGAAAATTCCATCCGAACAGGAACAGCTGCGCGCTCGACAGATCTCTGCGCAGCAGATCAACAAATTGGAAGAATTGTGGCGCGACAACGTTGACGCGACCTTCCAAGACCTAGAGAAACCCGGAGTGGATGAGGAGCCGCAGCAAGTGCTTCTGCGGTACGAGGATGGCTAtcaataccagaatatattcgGTCCTCTTGTGAAGCTGGAAGCAGACTACGATAAACGTTTGAAGGAGTCTCAAACGCAAGAGAATATCGAGGTTCGATGGGACGTTGGTCTGAACAAGAAGACCATCGCGTACTTTATGTTGGCCAAAACCGACGGTGACATGAAACTAATGCACGGGGACGAACTGAGACTCCGCTACTTGGGCGAACTGCACAAGCCCTGGTCGGGCATTGGGCATGTGATCAAAATCCCTGACAATTACGGCGAGGAAGTTGGTATAGAGTTGAAAAACAATTCCGGGGCTCCAACGGAATGTATCAGTAATTTTGTTGTTGACTTTATTTGGAAGAGTACAAGCTTCGACCG CATGCAGTTGGCATTACGGAAATTCGCCGTGGATGACACTTCCGTGTCCGCTTATATCTACCACAGATTATTGGGCCACGAAGTGGAGGAGGTTCTGTTCCGTTGTCATTTGCCTAAACACTTTAGCGCTCCGAATTTGCCCGACTTGAATCGGTCTCAGGTGTACGCCGTGAAGCACGCGGTCCAGAGACCGTTGTCATTGATCCAAGGACCACCTGGTACAGGGAAAACTGTGACCAGCGCGACGATAGTTTACCAATTGGTGAAACAGAACGGTGGACCCGTATTGGTGTGCGCTCCTTCGAATACAGCTGTCGACCAACTTACGGAGAAGATTCACAAGTCGAATCTGAAGGTGGTGCGACTTTGCGCGAAATCGAGAGAAGCGATCGACTCTCCCGTGAGCTTCCTGGCTTTGCACAATCAGATCAAGAACATGGAGACGAACACCGAGTTGCAGAAGCTGCAACAATTGAAGGACGAGACGGGAGAGTTGTCGAGCGTCGACGAGAAACGCTACAGATTGCTGAAAAAAGCAGCGGAGAAGGAACTGCTGGAAGCGGCCGATGTGATTTGCTGCACCTGTGTCGGGGCAGGTGATCCGAGGCTGCACAGACTGAAGTTCCATTCGATCCTGATCGACGAGAGTATGCAGGCAACGGAGCCCGAGTGCATGGTGCCGGTCGTACTCGGAGCCAAGCAGCTGATCCTCGTTGGCGATCATTGCCAATTAGGGCCAGTAGTCATGTGCAAGAAGGCCGCCAGAGCGGGCTTGTCGCAGTCTTTGTTCGAGAGGCTTGTTGTCCTTGGAATCAGACCCTTCCGTTTGGAGGTGCAGTACCGTATGCACCCAGATTTATCGCGCTTCCCGTCGAACTTCTTCTACGAGGGCTCTCTGCAGAACGGCGTGTGCGCCGACGAGAGAAAGTTGCTGAAGATCGACTTTCCCTGGCCCGCGCCGGACAAGCCCATGTTCTTCTACGTCACCCAAGGACAAGAAGAAATCGCCGGCAGCGGAACATCCTATTTGAATCGAACCGAAGCGTCGAACGTCGAGAAAATAGCGACGCGTTTCCTACGTTGTGGCGTGAAACCCGAGCAGATCGGCGTGATAACACCTTACGAGGGACAAAGGGCTTACCTGGTGCAGTATATGCAGTACCAGGGCTCGTTGCACTCGAAGCTCTACCAAGAGATCGAGGTGGCCAGCGTGGACGCGTTCCAGGGTCGAGAGAAGGATATAATAATCATGTCCTGTGTGAGATCGAACGAGCACCAAGGCATCGGGTTCTTGAACGATCCGAGACGCTTGAACGTCGCTCTGACGCGAGCCAAGTATGGGATAATCATCGTAGGGAACCCAAAGGTGTTGTCGAAGCAACCACTTTGGAATCATCTGTTAAGTTTCTACAAGGAACAGAAAGTGCTCGTCGAGGGACCGTTGAACAATCTGAAAGAGTCGATGATCCAATTCGCCAAGCCGAAAAAACTCGTCAACGCTGCGAATCCGGGCTCCCATTTCATGTCCACGTCTATGTACGACGCCAGGGAGGCTCTGATTCCGGGATCGGTCTACGACAGATCCGGCACTCAGGTGAACGGGACGCAGAACCATAATCCGTATTATCAGAGGAACGTACCGCTGGACATATTCAGCAGGACCCACGACACGATCAGCTACATCAGTCCGGAGAGGGCACAGGCGGCTATGAACAATGTGCCGGTCCCGGTCGGCATGTTCATGAACATGGCTCACGTGCCACCGAGATTCTACAATCAGCATCAGCAAGCGCTACAAGCTAGGCAGAACCAACGGAACCGTCGTGGAACCGCTCTGTCCAAAAACAAACAGGGTCCGCGTATGGGCAAACTGAGTCAGACGGAGCAAAACACCCAACCGTATAGTCAGCCTGGTCTGCCGTTGACCCAGGGCACGACTCAGGGCATGTCTCAACCGGGCTTCAGTCTTTCTCAGCCCGGGCTGAGCCAGGCGGAGCTCTCGCAGGACTCGTTCGCGGTTGGCGAGTTCCAGTCGCAGATGGACGGCTTGTTGTCGCAGGACTCGACCTACCAAGGTGACCGAAGTGGTTTTTATCAGTCAGGACAGTCACAAGCCGGGGGACAGTTCTCCCAGCCATACTGA
- the Upf1 gene encoding upf1 RNA helicase isoform X1 — MSVDAYGPSSQTLTFLDPEEADLIGADTQGSEFDFTDFTLPSPSQTQASQHDVAQSQPSQPVQVGFLVNGTSGGSSLELKISGAAQSLAELQFEEEEEEAYYNRDLPEHACKYCGIHEASCVVMCNVCRKWFCNGRGNTSGSHIINHLVRAKHKEVTLHRDGPLGETVLECYSCAVRNVFVLGFIPAKADSVVVLLCRQPCAAQSSLKDMNWDQEQWKPLIEDRSFLAWLVKIPSEQEQLRARQISAQQINKLEELWRDNVDATFQDLEKPGVDEEPQQVLLRYEDGYQYQNIFGPLVKLEADYDKRLKESQTQENIEVRWDVGLNKKTIAYFMLAKTDGDMKLMHGDELRLRYLGELHKPWSGIGHVIKIPDNYGEEVGIELKNNSGAPTECISNFVVDFIWKSTSFDRMQLALRKFAVDDTSVSAYIYHRLLGHEVEEVLFRCHLPKHFSAPNLPDLNRSQVYAVKHAVQRPLSLIQGPPGTGKTVTSATIVYQLVKQNGGPVLVCAPSNTAVDQLTEKIHKSNLKVVRLCAKSREAIDSPVSFLALHNQIKNMETNTELQKLQQLKDETGELSSVDEKRYRLLKKAAEKELLEAADVICCTCVGAGDPRLHRLKFHSILIDESMQATEPECMVPVVLGAKQLILVGDHCQLGPVVMCKKAARAGLSQSLFERLVVLGIRPFRLEVQYRMHPDLSRFPSNFFYEGSLQNGVCADERKLLKIDFPWPAPDKPMFFYVTQGQEEIAGSGTSYLNRTEASNVEKIATRFLRCGVKPEQIGVITPYEGQRAYLVQYMQYQGSLHSKLYQEIEVASVDAFQGREKDIIIMSCVRSNEHQGIGFLNDPRRLNVALTRAKYGIIIVGNPKVLSKQPLWNHLLSFYKEQKVLVEGPLNNLKESMIQFAKPKKLVNAANPGSHFMSTSMYDAREALIPGSVYDRSGTQVNGTQNHNPYYQRNVPLDIFSRTHDTISYISPERAQAAMNNVPVPVGMFMNMAHVPPRFYNQHQQALQARQNQRNRRGTALSKNKQGPRMGKLSQTEQNTQPYSQPGLPLTQGTTQGMSQPGFSLSQPGLSQAELSQDSFAVGEFQSQMDGLLSQDSTYQGDRSGFYQSGQSQAGGQFSQPY, encoded by the exons ATGAGCGTCGACGCGTACGGTCCCAGCAGTCAAACCCTCACGTTCCTCGACCCGGAGGAAGCGGACCTGATCGGAGCGGACACGCAGGGCAGCGAGTTCGACTTCACCGATTTTACCCTACCCTCGCCGAGTCAGACGCAGGCCTCGCAGCACGATGTTGCTCAGAGTCAACCTAGCCAGCCCGTACAGGTTGGTTTTCTG GTTAATGGAACGAGCGGTGGGTCTTCCTTGGAGTTGAAGATTTCTGGAGCTGCGCAGAGCCTAGCCGAGTTACAGttcgaggaagaggaggaggaagcaTATTATAATCGCGATTTACCTGAACATGCTTGTAAATATTGTGGAATTCATGAAGCATCTTGCGTTGTTATGTGTAATGTCTGTCGCAAATGGTTTTGCAATGGACGTGGTAATACATCCGGATCGCATATCATCAATCATCTCGTCAGAGCAAAGCACAAGGAAGTCACTCTTCACAG GGATGGTCCCCTTGGAGAAACAGTTCTGGAATGCTACTCTTGCGCCGTTAGAAATGTTTTCGTTCTTGGCTTCATTCCTGCAAAAGCAGACTCTGTTGTTGTCCTACTCTGTAGACAACCGTGTGCGGCTCAAAGTTCCTTGAAGGACATGAACTG GGACCAGGAACAATGGAAGCCTTTGATCGAGGACCGCAGCTTTCTCGCGTGGCTGGTGAAAATTCCATCCGAACAGGAACAGCTGCGCGCTCGACAGATCTCTGCGCAGCAGATCAACAAATTGGAAGAATTGTGGCGCGACAACGTTGACGCGACCTTCCAAGACCTAGAGAAACCCGGAGTGGATGAGGAGCCGCAGCAAGTGCTTCTGCGGTACGAGGATGGCTAtcaataccagaatatattcgGTCCTCTTGTGAAGCTGGAAGCAGACTACGATAAACGTTTGAAGGAGTCTCAAACGCAAGAGAATATCGAGGTTCGATGGGACGTTGGTCTGAACAAGAAGACCATCGCGTACTTTATGTTGGCCAAAACCGACGGTGACATGAAACTAATGCACGGGGACGAACTGAGACTCCGCTACTTGGGCGAACTGCACAAGCCCTGGTCGGGCATTGGGCATGTGATCAAAATCCCTGACAATTACGGCGAGGAAGTTGGTATAGAGTTGAAAAACAATTCCGGGGCTCCAACGGAATGTATCAGTAATTTTGTTGTTGACTTTATTTGGAAGAGTACAAGCTTCGACCG CATGCAGTTGGCATTACGGAAATTCGCCGTGGATGACACTTCCGTGTCCGCTTATATCTACCACAGATTATTGGGCCACGAAGTGGAGGAGGTTCTGTTCCGTTGTCATTTGCCTAAACACTTTAGCGCTCCGAATTTGCCCGACTTGAATCGGTCTCAGGTGTACGCCGTGAAGCACGCGGTCCAGAGACCGTTGTCATTGATCCAAGGACCACCTGGTACAGGGAAAACTGTGACCAGCGCGACGATAGTTTACCAATTGGTGAAACAGAACGGTGGACCCGTATTGGTGTGCGCTCCTTCGAATACAGCTGTCGACCAACTTACGGAGAAGATTCACAAGTCGAATCTGAAGGTGGTGCGACTTTGCGCGAAATCGAGAGAAGCGATCGACTCTCCCGTGAGCTTCCTGGCTTTGCACAATCAGATCAAGAACATGGAGACGAACACCGAGTTGCAGAAGCTGCAACAATTGAAGGACGAGACGGGAGAGTTGTCGAGCGTCGACGAGAAACGCTACAGATTGCTGAAAAAAGCAGCGGAGAAGGAACTGCTGGAAGCGGCCGATGTGATTTGCTGCACCTGTGTCGGGGCAGGTGATCCGAGGCTGCACAGACTGAAGTTCCATTCGATCCTGATCGACGAGAGTATGCAGGCAACGGAGCCCGAGTGCATGGTGCCGGTCGTACTCGGAGCCAAGCAGCTGATCCTCGTTGGCGATCATTGCCAATTAGGGCCAGTAGTCATGTGCAAGAAGGCCGCCAGAGCGGGCTTGTCGCAGTCTTTGTTCGAGAGGCTTGTTGTCCTTGGAATCAGACCCTTCCGTTTGGAGGTGCAGTACCGTATGCACCCAGATTTATCGCGCTTCCCGTCGAACTTCTTCTACGAGGGCTCTCTGCAGAACGGCGTGTGCGCCGACGAGAGAAAGTTGCTGAAGATCGACTTTCCCTGGCCCGCGCCGGACAAGCCCATGTTCTTCTACGTCACCCAAGGACAAGAAGAAATCGCCGGCAGCGGAACATCCTATTTGAATCGAACCGAAGCGTCGAACGTCGAGAAAATAGCGACGCGTTTCCTACGTTGTGGCGTGAAACCCGAGCAGATCGGCGTGATAACACCTTACGAGGGACAAAGGGCTTACCTGGTGCAGTATATGCAGTACCAGGGCTCGTTGCACTCGAAGCTCTACCAAGAGATCGAGGTGGCCAGCGTGGACGCGTTCCAGGGTCGAGAGAAGGATATAATAATCATGTCCTGTGTGAGATCGAACGAGCACCAAGGCATCGGGTTCTTGAACGATCCGAGACGCTTGAACGTCGCTCTGACGCGAGCCAAGTATGGGATAATCATCGTAGGGAACCCAAAGGTGTTGTCGAAGCAACCACTTTGGAATCATCTGTTAAGTTTCTACAAGGAACAGAAAGTGCTCGTCGAGGGACCGTTGAACAATCTGAAAGAGTCGATGATCCAATTCGCCAAGCCGAAAAAACTCGTCAACGCTGCGAATCCGGGCTCCCATTTCATGTCCACGTCTATGTACGACGCCAGGGAGGCTCTGATTCCGGGATCGGTCTACGACAGATCCGGCACTCAGGTGAACGGGACGCAGAACCATAATCCGTATTATCAGAGGAACGTACCGCTGGACATATTCAGCAGGACCCACGACACGATCAGCTACATCAGTCCGGAGAGGGCACAGGCGGCTATGAACAATGTGCCGGTCCCGGTCGGCATGTTCATGAACATGGCTCACGTGCCACCGAGATTCTACAATCAGCATCAGCAAGCGCTACAAGCTAGGCAGAACCAACGGAACCGTCGTGGAACCGCTCTGTCCAAAAACAAACAGGGTCCGCGTATGGGCAAACTGAGTCAGACGGAGCAAAACACCCAACCGTATAGTCAGCCTGGTCTGCCGTTGACCCAGGGCACGACTCAGGGCATGTCTCAACCGGGCTTCAGTCTTTCTCAGCCCGGGCTGAGCCAGGCGGAGCTCTCGCAGGACTCGTTCGCGGTTGGCGAGTTCCAGTCGCAGATGGACGGCTTGTTGTCGCAGGACTCGACCTACCAAGGTGACCGAAGTGGTTTTTATCAGTCAGGACAGTCACAAGCCGGGGGACAGTTCTCCCAGCCATACTGA